One window from the genome of Salvelinus fontinalis isolate EN_2023a chromosome 3, ASM2944872v1, whole genome shotgun sequence encodes:
- the LOC129851461 gene encoding homeobox protein ANF-1-like: MAISTVSCQIRQVDARLVFTIDRFLGLDLDRQEPRNVSLKLYRPWTELETTQQRRHITVKGSSKSSSEIKKKEEEHKLNCKHFTESYRRTLNWYIGRRPRTAFSSAQIEVLESVFLINSYPGIDIREELAQRLQLEEDRIQIWFQNRRAKLKRSQRESQFLMVKKAFADLKDKEEE; the protein is encoded by the exons ATGGCTATATCTACAGTTAGTTGCCAGATCAGGCAGGTTGACGCACGGCTAGTTTTCACCATAGACAGATTCCTTGGGTTGGACTTGGACAGGCAAGAACCACGCAATGTGTCCCTGAAGCTGTATCGACCATGGACAG AGTTGGAAACAACCCAACAGAGACGTCACATTACAGTAAAAGGATCATCGAAGTCTTCGTCGGAGATTAAGAAAAAAGAAGAGGAACATAAACTCAACTGTAAACACTTTACAGAGTCCTACAGGAGAACATTGAATTGGTACATCGGGCGCAGGCCGCGGACGGCATTCAGTAGTGCACAG ATTGAGGTCCTGGAGAGTGTGTTTCTCATCAACTCCTACCCGGGTATTGACATCAGAGAAGAGTTGGCACAGAGACTGCAACTGGAGGAGGACAGAATACAG ATTTGGTTCCAGAACCGCAGGGCCAAGCTGAAACGTTCTCAAAGAGAGTCACAGTTCCTCATGGTGAAAAAAGCCTTTGCAGATCTTAAGGACAAAGAAGAGGAATAA